From Labrus bergylta chromosome 22, fLabBer1.1, whole genome shotgun sequence, one genomic window encodes:
- the fcer1g gene encoding high affinity immunoglobulin epsilon receptor subunit gamma — MAFWGRSPLLLAVPLWMSFGGVAAALSDPEVCYILDGILFLYGIILTALYCKIKIQQTREAEAMAETKKAKGKKKIPEESIYTGLTPHAADTYETIGTKK, encoded by the exons ATGGCGTTCTGGGGCAGGAGCCCGCTACTGCTCGCCGTTCCTCTGTGGATGAGCTTTGGGGGAGTGG CCGCTGCTCTTTCAGATCCAGAGGTCTGTTACATCCTGGATGGTATCCTGTTCTTGTACGGCATCATCCTGACAGCGCTCTACTGCAAAATCAAG ATCCAACAGACTAGGGAGGCTGAGGCTATGGCTGAGACCAAGAAAGCAAAAGGCAAGAAGAAG ATTCCTGAAGAGAGCATCTATACG GGTTTGACTCCTCACGCTGCGGACACGTATGAAACTATCGGCACGAAGAAGTGA